The genome window gtatctccattaaaaataaataaataaacctaattaccgccacACACCCCTACCCCCTGCCACCCAAAAAATGCAAGTTTCCCTGGGAAGAATTACACTGAAATTAATCATTTATACCCATCTTTGGACTATGCATTGAATAAGTGAGAATGAATGAATTTGCTTAATCCTTTCTTGAGTGCCTGTGAACGGGGCAGGGTAGGGCAGCCGGGGGAGGTCAAAGGTGGCTGTCATTTCATCAGGAGCCAGCTCTGCCCTGAAGCAGATCCCTCCTCCTTCAGACAATTTCGTCCTCATGGCTGGGGCTGTTTTCTCTTTAACTGGGTGCCTTCTCTGTAGCCCTCTCTTGCCCCCCGGCCTCAGCTCACTCACCTCTTTGTTTATGTATCCATCTTTATTGATGTCATACAAATTAAATGTCCACCTTAGTTTCTCATGGACGGTTCCTCTCAGTAAAATCGACAGAGCAGTTACAAAGTCCTGAGAAGCAGAAGAGACACGAGAGAAGTTAACCACCAAGCCACTGGGTGGGGTGAAGTTCAGTCTTTGGGTCAGACTCTGTGACTGCTGTTACAGGACGGCATCTCCCATGTCCTCTGTCCCAGGAAGGACACGGCCAAGCTCAGTGAAGAGCGCCCCACCCCTCTTCCATCGCCTGCCCCGACTCATGCTGGGGGAGGAACCCCTGGCGCTCAGTGTGCGCCCACACCGAGAGACACGGGTAGACAcagccccctctgctcctgccttgTGCCGTGGCGGCAGTTCTCACGCGAGGGGTGGCATAACCTAGTGGCAAAGAATGTGGACTCTGGAAGCATACTGCCTGAGTTCAAAGCCCTCCTTTACCACCTGCTAGCTGTCTGACCTTGGGAAAGCCACTCAGTCGCTCTtggccttcctttcctcccttgtAGACTGGTGATAAATAATAGAACCCTACCTTGTtagggttactgtgaggattaaatgagttcatacaAGCAAAGCACTAAGGACAGAGCCTGCTGCGCGGTAAGCCCCCCGAGCGTGTGAGCTATTAAACTGTTGTCATTAGTCCCGAGGTCCTGAGTTCCTGGAGGGCAAGGGCGGTTGCTGCTTCTGTCTCCAGGAAATCCTTGTTAAGTGGATAAAGGACTGAAGCACTTGATGAtccaccccttcccccaacacCCCCACAGTTTAGAGGAAGAGGGGTTGAGACCCAGGGCTTCCCAGAGACAAGCGTACCTCGAACTTCACGGAGCCCGTCTGGGTGGTGTCGAAGGCGTGGAAGAGGTAATGGGCGTACATGCTGGCATCTGCAAGGCACAGAAGGAAAGGCAGGTGATGGGAGCAGGGGCCCCGCAGAGGGGGTAAGGTcacttaaaaacagaaagaaagagaagagggagatGCTAGGGTGATAGAAAGGAAAAGATTACAGAGGAGGGGAAACTGCTGGTGTGAACTTGGGCCTCTCTGGCTTTCCTGGAGTTCAGGTTGGAAGTTCTGGCAAGACTAAGACAGGCCCTCTTCCCTATGTCTAGACATCCCCACAGAGAGATGCTTCTGCCTGTCTACGTGTATaatttttggtggatgaatgaCATGGTGCCTGTGTGCAGAAGACACTCTCCTGAATGGCAGCACAGTGCCATGGGATGAGCACCCACTAGGAAGCAGACAGACCTGGGCTTGGAGAGCAGCTTTGTCACTACCTAGCTGTGTGACCGCAGGCGTCTAAcatgacctctctgagcttcatctTCCCATCTCTGCACAATGTTAAACTTTCCATGTAGCTACATCATCAAAACCATCCTCAAGCCTGCCACATAGTCAAATCTCAAAGAGCAGCTCACTAGGACTCAACAAAACAACGGTTCTGGGGCCTGGGTGGGACGAAACTGCCCCCCAGCTAAGAGGGGAGGCCCTGTACTGGATCCCGCTGCCCCCAAGAAGGCTCCTGTGCGCTGCGGAAGAGGCCCCTGAGAAACAGAAGCCAAGAAGTATCTGGGACACTTGGATCTGTTTCATCAGGACCCAGGGAAGGAGGCCGGCAGGAAATGGCAGGAAGTAAGTTGGCATGTGACCCACTGAAGCCACCAGAAGAGCCTCTGATGTCCCAGGCCGGTGGGGCCAGAACAGATTCCCGCGGGAGTCAGGCAGGGCGACGGAGTGGCTGTCAGCCTGGCACACTTGCTAACCTGATTCATAAGCGCAGGTTTATTTACCTTGCATCTTTCTggattagtttatttttgtaatctCTGGTCTTtattaaagttcttttttttttaaattccagcttGCCTCAGGCGTTTTAAGGAAAAGGTGGAGTATGGCACAGTGGTAGGGCTAACATGGCACAACTTTGATAGACACTTACGGGATCTAATTCTGGTCTGTCAtgcactagctgtgtgatcttgactGAACTGCTTAGCCTCTCTGAGACTTAGTTGCCCCGATCTGGGACAACAATACCAGCTTTCTAGAGCTGTTACGAGACTTCATGATACTGCTTTATCAacctctcctctctgggagaggGTCCATTTTCAGAGCTGTTTTCTGCTAAAGCTTTAGCGAGTTCCACATCCTGCAATAAAGAAGGAATTCTGCTCTGAGTTCTCTCCAAGCTGAGGAGGAGGCAGGCAACAAGGAAGAGTGAACTTGCAGGAGGAAGGCTGCTCAGCAGAGAGGGAGCCAGGAGGGATCTTTTTCAAGGTCGGACTCACCTCCATGAGGGAAAAACTGAGCGTAGATCTGCTTGAATGTTTCTTCATTGACCGCACCACTGGGGCACTCCTGCGTGAAGGGGAGAGAGTCAGCGGGAGTGTCTGACGGTCCACCCGGGGGGAGCAGACTAGGACCAGCCTTGGGGTCTAGGGTTCCTCGTGATCCCTGGTGGGCAGGGACTGGGCAAccacctgcacactcctgtgtctccAAGCTGAGTGGCTGGGAGGTAGTCCCACCCTGAAGCTGATTTGCAGAATGACGAGGTGTTATCAGAGAATGGGCACTGTGAGGTGGAAAAGTTTGGGCTTTGGGATTAGAAAGAcctgggtttggatcctggctcagCCTCTTCTAAGCTGTGTTACTCTGGATGATTCGATCTCTGATCCTCAATgtccttacctataaaatgggcTGACAATACCTTCCCAACAAGGCTATCATGAGGTTTGATATATGAAATAATGTGGTAAATTAATAAATTGGCATTCAAGGTTACACGTCTGACTGTGAACTTGGTTAGCAGCAGACCTACATCCCATCATTTCTGGGGCACCAACAATATTAACAGTATGACTGGGTTAGGCTAAGGCTAGAATCTGGGCCAAGGTGAATTCTCCAAGGCTGTGCCATCCTGTGAAGTGTCTGGGCTGTCAGCCAGTTTCCCATCTACTGAGACTGCCTCATTCTTGCCTGGCATCTTTCTTTCTAGCCAGGTGACCTTGCCCTCATGTTTCCTTCATAGAATCGGCCTTCCTTTTACAGCTATACAAGTGCAGAAGCTCCCTGATGGGCCCCCGTGGCACTTGGGAAAGCTTAGCCCCAAGTGGGAATTCTTGCCTGGGACTCCAGAGGCCGTGTGGGTCTTACGTTTTTGAAGCCTCGATAAAGGACCTGCAGCTCCCTCTTGGTGAAGTTGGTCTGAGCCTCAAGCTGCTCCAGTCCCTCAGGCCGATGGCAAACCATGGTCATCTCCAACTCATCTTCAATCTTATCTGGAACCAGAGGAGAGGGCATTGGAGTGGCTGACCATGGTGGTTGGAGTGGCTGACCGTGGTGGTCACTTGTCAGACCACAGACTGGGCTGTCAAAAGGGCAGTGTGGTGACCTGGGACACAGGGTCATGGGCTGGGGTCACACTGCAGATGACCTTCCTGCCTCAAACCCCACCTCCCTGCTCAGTCACTTTCTGTCTCACCATCAGTCCAGCCATTACTCCAAGTGTGTCGGACACCACCTAGGGAGGGGACTTCAGCCTTGGAGATAAATATGTCCCAGGTGGAGGTGAGGGCAGAAGTGCTATGAATAAGTCTGTATGgaaacatttccttttctttcacaaTAACTGCTTTGCGTATTCAGTTTGCTGCCCATTGAACCATCTGAATAATGTAGAGACACCGGTGAGTGAGCAGACAGATTAACATCCTCCAAAAAGCAAAGGCAAacaagtctattaaaaaaaaacacagagtaAACTCTCACCACTCGGGGAACTAGAGGAAGGCTAGCTTGACTTAGCAAAAAAGTACAAATTATAGGatgttaaatattaatttaaaaatatgaatgcatTTCCAGTATTGTAATATCTCTCAGACATCCTTAAATAAGAGGAAAAGGACTTAAATGGGAGCGACTTATATAAATGAAAGCTCCTGAAGCATTTGAAGGGCTCTAAGAACAGTTGTTTTAAGTAATCGTTTATTCCTCCTATACCTACTGCAATGCAGTATAGTTTTATACAAGTTAACTTATAAAGTGTCAGTCATTTAAAGCATCCTATTGCTCTGTCCATCTTCTACTGAAGGGTCACAAAATCCAGGTAAGTGGAACTTTCAACGTTTTACCATCACAAAAGGAAGAGAGGCTGTTTTCCTCTGGGTCCTGTCAGAATGCTTTCTATAAATTTACTCCAATCAAGAATCAATTGCCGTCTAACCTTCTTGGCCCACTGTTGTCAAGCAGACATCACCAGATCCAGGTATTGAACGGCTGTCAATCTGGGCTGGCAAGAGTAGTGATGAGATGGGCAGGCTGCTGGGAATGTACCCACACTCCATCTCACCCCACGATGATGGGGAGGGAGGACGGGCTGAGTTTCAATCTGAGAACAGGATGAGCAGGTGCATTACACCGGGTGCATTTCCCTAGTCCGTGTCAGCCTCTTTGCATCAGATTCTCTCTGCATTTGTCACTCTTCCTTTCAAGACCATGATCTCAATGCAAAAGGAATCCTTCAAAGTGAGTTTATATCTTGTACCTCTTGTCTAAGGTAACAGACATTCGGATAAGGTTCCAAGGGAAGGGAGAGGCAGAAGAAACTTGGTAACAATTCCCAATTGTCATCTTTCCTATGTGCTGGGCAACACATATATTGTTTTATCCTGCAGGGAGTAAGGTAGATTATTCAATATAAATAAGATATTCTGTTTATACAAAATAGCTGTAAATGGCCAATTTCCTTATAATTCGGATAGAACCTTTAATTATTATGTTTGTAACTTACAAGTTAGGCAGCAATTACCTAAATACCGCAGCATTTCTACGTAAATCAAAGGGCCAATTCTCAAACAAGCTCCCCATCCCACATAAGTCTAATTCAGAATACTCACATatatttttaactcatttaaataTAGAAATCAAGTTGTTGGTTTAAATCTCCCAGCATTAGATTtaatagcagttttttttttaatgcacagatATTTAACCCTGTGAACAGAGGTGACAGTTATGTTACAATGTAAATAAGGAAGACACAAATGTATTTTTGGAAGGAATGATGTAATTTTGAAGGCATCTAGTATACCTTCCCAAATTTAACTTATCCAGAAgcttaaaagatttttcttttttctttttaagcattgACTTCTATCAGTCTGCCTGTGATTGACTTCTTCACAAGCCCAGGGGAATCTCTTTGTAGAAGTTTGAGAGATTTTTCGAAGAAACTGCACTTGCTTATCATCTCTTTCATTAAAAATGCACCAAGTAATTACTGAAATACCAAATGTTAAACCCACTTCATTAGGACAGAACTGGTTTGTTTGCGGGCTGACCAGCAGGATTAATTTCCGTATCAAACAGATTCTGTAACATCTGAATATTTGAATACTGACTGCCAAGCGTTTGTTCTGCTTTGCTTTTTCATCACCATCTAATTGTTAGGCTGTGGTAACATCAGTCACGGAAGGAAATTCATGTATTTGGGACTCAAGAGGCTGATGCTGGGAAATCGCCCGCATGTGGGTGTTAGGGGCTTAAATCAGTGGTTCTTGACTTTTTTGTGTGTTACAAAGTGAGGACTACAATTTACATCACAATCCAGTATACATAAAGggaacattttataaaatgttttgaggCAAAGGTTTCATGAAATAATACTTTCTCTCATTAATGTGAGATGCACTCTGTTCTCAGTTTCAATCTATTCCTTTATAAAAATGTGCTGATTGTGACCCTCATGGTCATGATTTGggaatgaaaacactaatttaatcTGTCCACACTTGCAGCAACCTTCTAGGGGTGCCCACAATCCAGGCATTCCTTTCCCTCACACCAGcactcccttccctttctttgtATGCCTCATGGTTCTGGCCACCATACATATATTCTGAAGGAACTTTGGAAGGGGCTGTGGAGGTTTtcacttccctcttcctcccccccCAGGGAACCTCGGAGTGCTTGCTGTCCTGGGGGTCCCACTAAAGGAAGGAAGGTGGCCCCGCTCCCTGGTTGGACgaagaggaaacagaatttaCAGGTGGGAGCCTCCTTGACAGTTTCTTTTGAGGTTTGTTAAGAGTTTCTGAGGCCAAAAGTTGcttgttactattattttttgttattaaaaataacgATGAGCCAGTTTCTAAGTCAGGTAGAGTTTGGATAGTAAAGATGAAAATTAAGCCAGAGATCTAATACAGAGATGATAACTACAAAGCAAGAATAAATCAGGGTATCTTCTGTCTATAAAGTACTTCTACTCTGTGAAATGTTTTCATGCCCCTTGTCCCACTACAGCCTTGTAGGGGGGAGCATTACCCTCTCCATCAGAATATTAGGAAGATTGGTTTCCTAACAGATCAAGGGTTTTTCTAACTATAAATACCTTCAAAAGTGATGAACAGTCTATCCCTGGGGATAAAGTGAGCTGTAGACGATGCTATGCAGGTAATTCCAAGAATGAAGGAAAGGCTGGAAGAGATGCTTCAGATTATGTGGTCCTTCATATTTTGGGGTCACAGACTTTTCTGAGTGTGGATGAAAGCTTTAGACtctctcagaaaaagaaaatgcatctAACTATAGCATCTTGCCTGTACTTTCTGTGAGTTCCTGTATCTTTCAACTCCACGGAGCCCCTGTTGAGGACTGTTAGCACAGGGGAGCTCCTCCAAACTCTGTCATTAACTGGCTTTGCCTGAGTCCTGGGTTACGTAGCCAGTTGGTGACAGAACTGGACCTCAAATCCAGCCAGTCCAGGGCCTCTTTTATAGATCTGGCTTCCATGTGGCCCTACCATGGCTTCTGTTTCTCTTGAGCACAACTCATAAGTTGGTTTGTGACCAGCCTGGCTGTAGTTCTGCTCCTGACAAGCTCTGTGCTCATGCATAAGTGAGGCCCTGAGACTGTGAGCAGGAGGAGGACCCAACTCTTGGGCCTTCTCCCTAGTGAGGGGTCTCCTCTGTTAGGTCCATAGCCACGACATGACCAAAGACCATGGCCATGACCAtctccttctccctttctccATCATGGGGGGCTCTGGGTTGGACTTGACACTTACCCATCTAGTTTTGAGGTTAAATATGGTGGTCCTTGGCATGAACACAGCCCAAAGATAGGTCTTGTTCAGCCtataaaatgtgttttcatttttttctttgaaattgtgAATATTTAAAGATTCATGCACAAGTTTGGATTTCTGATTCCTCTTGGAAAATGGGATTATCTGACACCTTTGGTCTCAAATCCTCACAAAGCAACCGTCTATCAGAGCTGAGCAGTGTCTGATACTCTGAGAAGCAAAAGCCTCTAGTGAGCCCTTTGCTCACCTCTGGCCTTCTCAATTCTTTTGTGCTCCCCGCCTGGGCCTGCAGGCATCTGAGGTTTTGGTTCCTGATCTGTGTCTACTTACCCTTCCACCTGCCTACCTTTCTCCTACCTCATGGCACCCAGTCACCCTCTCTTTTCCTCACTATTTGTTTACTTAAACACATTCCGCTTGGTTTTGCAAAGGACTTGAAGCTGATTATATGAAacacatataataaaataaaaagagataaaataataagaaaaactgCCTCAGAAAATGTTGATTAGATTAGGAGATCAAGACCatggggaaaaagagaaatttagaaattcAGGTTATTTGTCCTAAGCAATTCCTACACTTGAGCCACAAATTGGCTTTGAGCTTTTACATATATCTTATTGTCTGCGAGAGGAAAACATATCAGCTTCTTAGGGGGAGCAAAATTTTTCTAACAACTTGTCTCTAAAAGAATGTTTCCAACTGTTTCTATGTAACTGGGGTTTGCTGACAAGGGGCATAGAAAGTTGGCGAGTGAGAAGACTAATTACAAAATATATACTTGATTAAGAAGCTCTTCTGTTGAAAGTAATGTGACCAGAGCAGTCAAGTTAGTTTAAACTTTTTTACCTCTCTGATACTGGTAATACCACCAGGCGATGTCTaggaaaaagtaagaaaacattTTACCAAATCCATTCATCAGACAAGCAAAACACACTTTTATTTTCCATGGAAAGTCCACTCTGAGGGTGTCCAGGTCACCGTCCAGCTCAGCATATGCAAAGAGGTCTCTtgttggcagagctgggactgaccTTCTCCCATGGTCACAACAGGCAAGAGCGATGAGTCACTTTGCAGTGCCCACAGCTCCCAGCAGGGGGCTCATTGAGCATTCCCACAGCCATGCAGCCATGCAGCCTGAAGAGAGATGGGATGACGTGGGGCAGAGGATGCACGGATGTGTATGGGCCTTGGATACACCTGCATGTTTGACTGAAGAGTGGCTTATAAGATTCCCTCCACAGTGGAGGCCCCACTGTCACTCTGCCACTTTGTGATTTGAAGCTGCATTCTTGTAGGAttctttattcactcactcaacaaCTATCAATGACGTATCTACTATTTATATATAGGTGAATGAAACCATgttccctgctctcatggagcttacagtctgaaaatctttgcttctctcttcccttctcaagCTTGAtaaggaacacagaggcagaaaaggaaaaaaaggctgTTAGAAAAGCATATTAGCACATTAAGACGAGTGGGTGGGGTGGATGCATGTGAACCCCCCTGttataccatatataaaacataagacaaaacatcAGACCTGGGAAATCCATTGCACCATGGAGTTGGGTGAGTCCAGGTCCCAGAGAGTGGGAAACAGGCTCTATTTGCTGCTCTCCTGCTGGCCTTTTGGGTCTGTTTGGGAGGTCAGCCTAGTTTTCTTTCTTGGCTCTTATTTGAACTCCCCCTGTCTTTCCAGTATCCATAATCAAGAGCGCACAAGGTAGCCCAGCCATCACCTTAAGACTGTGTTAGTCACTCCCTGCCCACAACCCCAGACAGGAGGGGATTATTTTTCTCTACCCTTAAAAGTAGTGGACAGGGGACGTCCTTTGGTAAATGTTCCTGCTCATATCTCTTTACCTGAATCCTCCATGGGAGAAACTTATTTTGCTGGATTTAGTTGTCCCCTTTTATCACTCTGATTAggtagcattttatttatttatttttctcatagtttatttttagaacagttttaggtttatgGAAAAATTGCCTAGAAAATAGAAAGTTCCCATGCACCCCGCCCTTCCAGTGTCCCTTATTATAACATCTTGCATTGGTTTAGTctatttgttacaactgatggacCAAGACTGATATGTTGATTTTAACtaaagtccatggtttacatgAGAGTTCATCTTTGTGTGTTACAGTCCTacaggttttgacaaatgtataatgccaCGTGTCCACCACTAGTAtcctacagaatagtttcactgctcaaaaatgcttgGGTGGGCAAAAAATGTCTATAGATATGGAATGACCTTCTCTGACATGCCAGGAATGGGATAGGTATTGGGAGAGAGATGAAAAGATATAATGTCTGTTCACATGGAGTTCTTAGACAGGTGGGTAGGGCACACACATACACCAAGGATTATAAACTCAAATGCCAATAGTAGTTGGTAGGTGATTTAGATGAGTTGGGTGATGGGTGTGCAACCATAGAGAATAGTGGGGACAAAGAACTGGGGAGCCATTGCCCCACGAAAGGGAAGTGGCTGTTACACAGCTGGTTGTTATCATGTAGAATTTAAGCCTAGTGAGTCCAGATCTTCAGATTTTTCGAGAGATGctacaattaaaaaatgatttgtgTCCTGATTCTTAACCGTTATCAGTGAATTTAAGATTTATGCATATAGCATGGACCAAATATAACATTCTTGTTTGTAGAATACTGTGAGTTGCTTGCTGGTCTGGAATTCTTCATTGGCAAATCATTCCAAGCAGTGTGGATATGGCTAAGACGATGGGAGCCAAGAGGAGGAAGCTCTTAACTAATGCCTCCAGGATGGCAAGGGATTGGAAGGGGTCGCAAGGAAAGTTTCAAGGGGAGGTGATAATTTATTTGAGTCTTGAAGGAAGAGGGACAAGGAAGTAGCATTTGCAAAAGTACAGAAGCAGAAAGACCCTGGAATTGTGAGCTTTCTTGTAGCAGAGCTGACTTCTCACTGAGAAAAACTAGAAAAggagaatttaaaaattctgtctgaAGCCATGATTCTGGAGGGAAGAAAAACTCATTAAGGTGAGCCTGACAGTCAGTGCTACTTTTCACCTTAGAGCATATGCAGATTGATAGTGGCATGGGTAATGAGATTGAGAAACTGAGCAAAAGGTGTCTGCCAAGAGCAAAGGACACGAGCAATACTCTTAGCAATTTGGGAAGACAAAAACTGGATCAGTGCCACCAAGACATTCAGGACCTGAGGGGCTCAGACTGGAGGGGCCACGGAGAAATGAACCTGATAGCCTAAGCTGCTTACTCCCTTCAGGCGTTTGTTAATTCCTAAGTGACCGAAGTCAAGAGAAACTGAGCAAAAGCCACAGCCAAGATGTGGTAGAGGCAAATGGAGCTTTTGGCAGGCTCACAGTGTTGGGAGATCACTGCTGGAGTTCCATGTCTTCCTGGGAGAAGGGTCCCTGGTAAACACTCAAGCTTTCAGTTTGACCCCTCGAAGACTACATTCTAGGAGCAAGGACAAGTTAGAAATAGATCAGGTCTTATAATGTTTGAAATCCAGCCTCAAAACAGCTCAGTCCCTATTTGGATTAAGTTTATCTGCCCCTACTCTATTACCTTCTAGAGGTTGAATGCTTCGCTGGGTAGTTTACAAATTTTTTATTCGAATGTCTACCTTTCATTGAACACTTGCCAGGCATATAAGAGACAGGATCAAGGGAAAGAAGGTAGAAAACAGCAATATAGTAATAGATCTATGGGATCTCGATATTGGACCTATcaa of Vicugna pacos chromosome 22, VicPac4, whole genome shotgun sequence contains these proteins:
- the KCNIP1 gene encoding A-type potassium channel modulatory protein KCNIP1, with amino-acid sequence MSSCSKRCKLGFVKFAQTIFKLITGTLSKDKIEDELEMTMVCHRPEGLEQLEAQTNFTKRELQVLYRGFKNECPSGAVNEETFKQIYAQFFPHGDASMYAHYLFHAFDTTQTGSVKFEDFVTALSILLRGTVHEKLRWTFNLYDINKDGYINKEEMMDIVKAIYDMMGKYTYPVLKEDTPRQHVDVFFQKMDKNKDGIVTLDEFLESCQEDDNIMRSLQLFQNVM